A window of the Lolium perenne isolate Kyuss_39 chromosome 7, Kyuss_2.0, whole genome shotgun sequence genome harbors these coding sequences:
- the LOC127317162 gene encoding cytochrome P450 89A2-like yields MELLVLTALLLLGLWAVMIRRSRYTSQHAGAAAPFFVEKIGDPAVAHRVLVEDADAFANRPVLPFFVALSNARGAERSENVSSVPYGPHWRALRCNMTAETLHPSRLGLGHLAPLQREAIQNLVAALSAGAKGTVVVRNYLYVAVFRVIARLCFGGGVDERQVSAMQCLVHDFQLGIGEIKPVPVSSPLAKLAQWRQQRQLLAIYGRMSELLLPLIAARRRQPCDDGGRRPYLDSLIQLPVPGPEPEGKGSGRRALTEDEMVNLVLEFLGAGTGSLVVCLEWTLANLVALPDVQKELRREVDAEAATVSPDRSQLIRGMPYLHAVVLESLPMHPPVPLAFRHVQTDAAGMSVGSAAVPGNSDLIVQFLLGDMGRDRKTWTDPDEFRPERFLAGGEAHGIGPLPGPKEMRMMPFGAGHRFCPGVGLTMVVVKCFLAALVREFEWAAPTDAVDFTELDAFFKTMKKPLSARITPRN; encoded by the coding sequence ATGGAGCTCCTAGTGCTCACTGCCCTTCTTCTCTTGGGATTATGGGCCGTCATGATCCGGCGTAGCAGATACACTAGCCAGCATGCCGGAGCTGCAGCTCCGTTCTTCGTGGAGAAGATCGGCGACCCTGCCGTCGCCCACCGTGTACTCGTGGAGGACGCGGACGCCTTTGCGAACCGCCCGGTCCTGCCCTTCTTCGTGGCCCTATCCAACGCACGTGGTGCCGAACGCAGCGAGAACGTAAGCTCCGTGCCCTACGGACCGCACTGGCGTGCTCTCCGCTGCAACATGACAGCCGAGACCCTCCACCCGTCGCGCCTCGGGCTAGGCCATCTTGCGCCGTTGCAGCGGGAAGCCATTCAGAATCTCGTGGCCGCCCTGTCGGCCGGCGCCAAGGGAACGGTGGTCGTCCGAAACTACCTCTACGTCGCCGTGTTCCGGGTCATCGCGCGCCTGTGCTTCGGCGGCGGCGTCGACGAGCGCCAGGTGAGCGCCATGCAGTGTCTGGTGCACGACTTCCAGCTCGGCATCGGAGAGATCAAGCCCGTGCCTGTCTCCTCCCCGCTAGCCAAGCTCGCGCAGTGGAGGCAGCAGCGCCAACTCCTGGCCATCTACGGCCGGATGAGCGAGCTGTTGCTCCCTCTCATCGCGGCACGGCGGAGGCAGCCGTGCGACGACGGCGGACGTCGTCCATACTTGGACTCACTCATCCAACTCCCCGTCCCCGGCCCCGAACCCGAGGGCAAGGGCAGTGGCCGGCGCGCTCTCACGGAGGACGAGATGGTGAACCTCGTGCTGGAGTTCCTCGGCGCCGGCACGGGGTCGCTGGTCGTATGCCTCGAATGGACTCTCGCTAACCTCGTAGCTCTGCCAGACGTCCAGAAAGAGCTCCGTCGTGAGGTCGACGCCGAGGCGGCCACTGTCTCCCCCGACAGGAGCCAGCTGATCCGCGGCATGCCGTACTTGCACGCCGTGGTTCTCGAGAGCCTACCCATGCACCCGCCGGTGCCGCTAGCCTTCCGCCACGTCCAGACCGACGCCGCCGGGATGAGCGTGGGTTCAGCAGCCGTGCCGGGGAACAGCGACCTGATCGTGCAGTTCCTCCTGGGGGACATGGGAAGGGACAGAAAGACGTGGACGGACCCCGACGAATTCCGCCCGGAGAGGTTCCTTGCCGGCGGCGAGGCACACGGCATCGGCCCTTTGCCGGGGCCCAAGGAGATGAGGATGATGCCGTTCGGCGCGGGGCATAGGTTCTGCCCGGGCGTGGGTCTGACCATGGTGGTTGTCAAGTGTTTCTTGGCTGCGCTCGTGCGTGAGTTTGAGTGGGCGGCGCCCACGGACGCCGTCGACTTCACAGAGCTGGACGCCTTCTTCAAGACCATGAAGAAGCCGCTTTCCGCACGTATCACGCCACGCAACTAA